CGTTCCCGTCCCCGGTCGAACCATCGGAAGGCGATCGCGTCGGACGAGGTGATCGCGGTGACGGCGCCGTCGACCACGCGGACGGTCGCTCCCAAGTCGCGCAACGCCGGCGCGATGTCGTCGGCGGGGGGCAGGTTTACCCAGCCGGAGACAGCGGGCGCGGTCACCGTGTACGCCTGGAAGCCCTCGGGCACGGTGTCGAAACTCGTATAGCCGTCGCTTCGCTTTGCGCTCAGCCACGCACGCAATTCGGGCCCGGCGAAGCCGTGCTGCACGTGCTGGTAGGTCGCCGATGGCGACCACGTGGGCGTCCAGGCGTCCACGAGCGTGCCGGCCGGCACGTCGGCATAATGGCGGAACTCGGTAACTACATCCAGCCGGTACGCCGTGTGGAGCAACTCGGCCATCAACTGCACCTTCGGCCCGCCGGCGGTCGAGAGGAACAGCACATCGCTCGACTGCGTGATCGGCACGCCCGGCTGGCCAACAATGCTGTAAATGGCGGCCGGCAGGTTCGGTTCGTTGCGCAACACCGCACCGTCGGCGCTGCGAACGTCGATGGTCTCGTCGCGCAGCAGGTACAGCGCCGCGGCCTCGGGCGAATCGACGACCATCGCGACCTTCAGGTCGCCGTCCACGGGATAGGCAGCCTCCTTCTGGGACGGCGCGCCGGAATCAGGAGTGCCAATCAAACCACTGTCACACGCACAGACTGCCGGTGGACCCGGCGGCGGCTCGGGCGGGTCGGGTGGGACGAGCAACTGGTGAAAATTGAAGAACGATCGGCCGTCGACGTCGCCGCCGCGCGCGCGGTAGTCGCGCAGCGATTCGTATCGATACCGGCTGACGCCGATCTCGTAGGCGACCACCCCGTACTCGGGCGCGTCGTCGCTGCGGGCCACCTTGTTCAGCGTGATCCGATCAATGTCGTGCGCGGCCACCTTCGACCCGGCGAACGCCAGCGGCGCGCGGACCCGGCCCGTGACGGTGAGCGACCTTATGGTGAAGTGACCGGTGAAGTCGCGCAGCGCTGCGCGAACCTCCTTCAGGCGATCGCTGATCCCCTCGTCGGGCTTGGCGAAGAACCGCTCCTCATCCGGGCGCGAGCGGGGCAACACCGGCGCGAACGTGCCGGCGGCGTCGGGCAGCCAGGCGATGCCGGCGACCACGTTGCTGTCGATCATGGCCCCCACCGAGACCGTGCCGACGGTTCCCGCGACGTCCACGGTGCTGTCGCCCATCGTGCCCCGAATCGTCAACCGGCCCAGCGGCGGCACGGGGCGCCTCTCTGGCCGGGAATCGGGCGGGCGCACCCACATCGTCGCGCCGACCACGTCGCCACGAACCTGCAGGTGGTCGATGCGTCCGGCGTCGATCCGCGCGCCGTCGATCTCGTGCACCGTCATCCTGCCGACCCGCGGTAGCGTCACCTCGCCGGTGAGGCGCGCGCCCGTGGCGGTGATGCGCGCCAGCGGTTGGGCGGCGGTAATGTCATCCAGCGTCACGAGCCCATCGGCGCCGCCGCGTGACTTGATGAGCAGCGACGTGGTCGGCCCAACCGCGGCGTCGAAGGTCAGGTCGAACGCGTCGCCGTCAGGCGTCAGCGTGACCGACCCCGGCCCCGTCAGGCGCACCATCACCTGCGTGCCGTCGCCATCCGTAACGGTCGCCGGCAGGCCGCTGGCGACGATCGTCGACGACAGGAGCCGGCGGCGTTCGAGCGGTTCACAAAATCGGTTCAACGGCATCTGTCCCCTCAAGTCCCCAGGCGGCGCAAGGTACGGCTGCGCGAGGTTATAAATGTACGCACCGCGGCACGCAACCCGCCTGCAAGAAGGTGTCGATCTCTGCGTCGGTTGCTTTCCTATTGGCACCGCGCGTTTCTGCGACGCTCACGACTCCGAGCAACGTGATCGGGTCGTCGGCACCGAACCGTCCCAGCGGCCCGTCGGCCCGTCGGCCATCCACCGTTCCGACTCGTTCGGCAATCGCGCGCGATACACGCCGTAACCCTTTTCCCGCAGTGCGAGGTACGCGGGGACGACCACATTGCCAGCGTCGTTGAGATTCACGGTTTCCTGTTGTGGGAAACGGACCAACATTCAATGGCCGGCCCCGCGCCGCCGACGGAGCAGGGCCGGGGCTGCAAGTGCGACGAGCGCGAGCGCCGTCGGCTCCGGCACCTGCGTCAGCGACGCGCTGAGGCTGCCGGCCCCGCCTCCAAGCACCTTGACGGCCAGCGCGTACTGGCGGCCCTGAAGGAGCGTCACCGTGCGGTCGAGCGCGAACAGCGGTGCCGACGACCACGCGCTCTGGGCCAGGTACGCGCCGCCGGTGAAGTCGTAGATCGACATGGTCAGAACTGTGCCGCTGGCGGTCGTCCCGCTGCCGCTGAACTGCCAGTCGGAGTCGGCCGAGACGGTGAAGACCGAGTCGATCGCCGCGCGTAGCCCGGGCCGCGCGCTGCCGGTCCACGTGCCGGTGACCGAGCCGTAGAACGTCATGCCGTCGCCCGCGAGCGTCGAGCGGTGCGTCGCGGTGCCCGTCGCGTAATGAGCATCGCCCAGCGCGCCGGCCGTGGCGGTCGCCTGCTCGTCCCACGGGCCGGTTGTGCGGTAGGTCTTGACGTCGTTCGGCGGGGTGTACGAGGGGTGGGTCGGCGTCGCGACGGCCTCCCGGTAGGCGGTCGTCCACGTCAGCGTCGCGGCTGGCGCGGCGGTGGCGAGGGACGAGATCAAGATCACGACGGTGATGAGCGTGCGCACGGGGTTGCCTCCCTTTTCCAGCTGGACGTTGGCCGAGCGCGGGCCTGCTGGCCGCTGCTTGGTCGATCGAGGATGCCGCGCGGCGTTGGGGCCGTCAAGGACGATGTGGACGGTGCGGTGGCAGATCGTTGGCGATGGGCATGGGACCCGGTGGGCCCGGCCGTCTGTAACGATCGTCCGACCGCCCACGACCGGCGTTCGCTGCGAGGGGGGCCCACAGATTCTTCCACCTTTTCCACCCCTTCCTCCCCCCAACCCGGTAGTTAACAGGTAGGGGACCTCGCGTTGGTCCCTTCAACCTGTTGCCAGGCAGCACACCGGTCCGCCGTGGAAGGTCGTTGCGGGCATCGCCTCCTTTCGAAGGAGCCCCGATGTCGTACCTCGACCCGACCGACCCGTCCGCGATGTCCGTTGAGGACCGTTTACGCGAGGTTGCCTCCATCCTCGCCCGCGGCGTGCTGCGCCTGCACCTCCGTGGCGCCCTCGGCCCGGACAGCCACTCCAATCTTCCTCTTATTCCACACTCGGATCCTGCCCCCGATCGACTTGATGTGTCGGCCGGGATGCAGCACATGGGACACCGTGGTTAACGCACCAAGGGCCTCAGAGAGAAGGAGTTACAGCATGAGTACCAACGTGAAGGCCGAACTGGCGGCGCTCCAGCACCTGAGCCCCAAGCAGCTTCGCCAGAAGTACGCCGACGTGTTCGGCGAACCGTCTAGGTCGGGCAACAAGGACTTCCTGATCAAGCGCATCAGCTGGCGGGTCCAGTCGCTGGCGGAAGGGGGCCTCAGCGAGCGGGCGAAGGCGCGGGCGGCCGAGATTGCCCGTGACGCCGACCTTCGCACCACCGTGCCGCGCACGCCCGCTGTGGCGCAAACGGTGACGCTCCCGGCCCCACTGATGAACCGCCGGCTGCCCATGCCCGGCGCCGTGCTGACGCGCCAGTACCAGGGCCGGCTGATCCAGGTCACCGTCCTGCCCAAGGGCTTCGAGTGGGACGGCACTGTCTACCGCTCCCTCAGTGCCGTCGCCAAGGCCGTGACCGGCAGCCACTGGAACGGCTACGGGTTCTTCAACCTCTTACAGCAAGGAGACAGCAAATGAAGCAGCTACCACCACAGAAGTTAATCCGCTGCGCCATCTACACCCGCAAGAGCACCGAGGAAGGACTGCAGCAGGCGTTCAACACGCTCGACGCCCAACGCGAGAGTGCCGAGGCGTACATCGCCAGCCAGCGGGCCGAGGGGTGGGTCTGCCTGCCCGACCGTTACGACGACGGCGGGTTCACCGGCGGCAACCTCGAACGTCCGGCGGTGCAACGCCTGATGAAGGACATCGAGGCGGGGCTCGTCGACTGCGTGATCGTCTACAAGGTGGATCGCCTGTCCCGGTCGCTGCTCGACTTCGCCAAGCTCATGGAGGTGTTCGACCGCCACAAGGTGGCGTTCGTGTCGGTGACCCAGCACTTCAACACGACGCATTCCATGGGCCGGCTGACCCTCAACGTCCTGCTCTCCTTCGCCCAGTTCGAGCGGGAGATCATCAGCGAGCGCACCCGGGACAAGATCGCCGCCGCCCGGAGGAAGGGGAAGTTCGCCGGCGGCCGCCCCGTGCTCGGCTACGACGTGCTGCGGAGCCCGCAGGGGCCCAAGCTGGTGGTGAACGAGACGGAGGCCGAGCAGGTGCGGCGGATCTTCTCGACCTACCTGGAGAACCGGGCCCTGATCCCGGCCGTCACGGCGATCACCGCACTCGGGTGGACGACGAAGGCGTGGGTCGGCCGGGACGGCACGCCGCGGGGTGGCCAGCCGTTCAACAAGTCAACGCTGCACCAGCTGCTCACTAACCCGGTGTACGTGGGGAAGGTGCGGTACAAGGACGAGGTCCACCCGGGGGAACACGCCGCTATCGTGGATGAGGAGACCTACCAAAAGGTGCAGGCGGTCCTCAGCAGGAATGGCAAGACGGGCGGGGCGGCGGTGCGGAACCGCTACGGCGCCATCCTCAAGGGCCTTCTGCGATGCTCGCCCTGCGACTGCTCGATGGGGCACACGTACACCGCCAAGGGGACCAAAAGGTACCGCTACTACATCTGCCTCAACGCCCACAAGCGCGGGTGGGACACCTGCCCGAGCAAGTCGGTGCCCGCGGCGGAGATTGAGCGCTTTGTGGTGGAGCAGATCCGGAGCATCGGCAGCGACCCCGCGGTGGTGGCCGAGACGGTGAAGGCGGCGCGGGCACAGGTCGAGGGGCGGCTGGCGGAACTGAAGGCCGAAGACAAGCGGCTGGAAAAAGCGGCGAAGCAGGACCACGCGACGGTGCGGCGGCTCATCGGGCTGCCGCAAAGGACGGGGGAACTGGCCGCGGCGCAGGAGCGCCTCCGCGAGGTCGAGCAGCGCACCTCCGCCGTGCGATCGGAGTTCGAGACGCTGTCCAAAACGCTGGTGGAGGACCACGAGGTCGCCTCAGCGCTTGCCCAGTTCGGCCCCACGTGGTCTGCCCTCGCTCCCCGGGAGCAAGCCCGGCTGGTGCAGCTGCTCATTGAGCGGGTCGACTACGACGCGGCCAAGGGTTCCATCTCTCTCACGTTCCGCCCCGGCGGCATCAAGCAACTGGCCACGCCATTACAGGAGGTCGCATGAGCATCACCGTCCAATGTCCCGTTCATTTCAGCGGCGCACGGCACGGCCGCAAGCAGATGGTCGTCGGCACCAAGCCGGCAGTGCCGCTCGGCCACATCCCGCGGGTCTCACGCCTGATGGCGCTGGCGATAAGGTTCGACGGGCTGCTGCGGGCAGGTGAGGTTCAGGACTACGCCGATCTCGCCCGGCTGGGGCACGTGACGCGCGCCCGCATCAGCCAAGTGATGAACCTGCTCAACCTCGCGCCGGACATCCAGGAGGAACTGCTGTTCCTGCCGACCGTTACGGGAGGCCGGGAGCCGGTGAAGGAGTGGCAGGTGCGGCCGATCGCGGCGGTGGCGGAGTGGGGGCGGCAGAGGGAAATGTGGGGGCGGCTGGTTCATGCAAAGTTCTGACTCCTCTCTGGCGGACTGAAGCTACTGCACTCGACACCGACCAATTGCTATTGCAGTCCGAGACCCGGATGTCGTGAATCTTCCGCTCATCTTCACAATGACATGTTAGGGTGTTACCCTAACATACGCCCCGAGAGGCGGTCGCCCGGTTAATTGTAAAGACCATCGGCAGCTTGGCCCTGCCACCTTTTCTAACGGATTGCCATGAAGTGCCCCGCTTATTGCTGCAATTTCTCATTCGTGTGTTCCACATGCACAAGCAGCCTTTATGCCCTCCGGGTCTTGTACGACCGGGCTGAACTAATCGAGAAGGCCACCGAAGGGTCTTCTGCTGCGAATTATGTATTTTCGCCCATTACTGGGCCAGCCGATCCGGCGATGGAAACGGTTCGCAAGGACATCAGGGCCAAGTTTGGCCAACGACGCCTCGAGTTGTGTACCGAGCAGCACGACTCGGCCAACGATCTCCGCCCGTGCATCCACTACATCCGCATCGTCGCAAAACACGAATTCGCCATGCTGAGCGACCACTTGGGATGGGTCGCAAGCCTTCGGGACATGATCGAGAAGACGGACCAGATCAAGCAGTTCGTGATGGCGGTCCGCGAGCGAGCTTATCAGGCTCGCGATGACGCTCGACACAAGTACATGGTGGAGGCAAACCGCGGGTACAGTTTAGTAATCGGAGCCGGGGTCGACGCTGAGCATCTACGGGAGCAGCGGACCGCGAAATGGCCACGGGTGCTCCCGGTTGGGAAGCTGCTCTACGGCATTCCACCACTTATTGATCTGGAGGAGTGGAACCGCGAGGAGCGGAATCAGCCTGACCCTCGCGCCGACCGAACGGCCGTGCACCACGATCAGGCGGCGCTCCGCGCCCTTGTCCGGCTGCTGGACCGCACGCTCGCGATGCTGGCGATCCCCGAGCTCGCCCGCCCGCGCGCCGAAGGCACGTACTTCGAGAACGACATGCGCGAGGCGGCGGGCCTGTCGACGGGCGCCGGCTTCCCGAAGCCGCCGGTCGTGTTCACGGACGTCAGCTGCACCCTGTACGACATTAACGGCATGGCGATCTTCGGGGCGAAGCTGGAACTCTGGGAACAGCGGCCGGCCAGCGAGTACCAGGAGTGGCGGGCCCGGAGCCTGATCCCGCACCTGCATCGCTGGCGGGCGGTGGCCAACGATCGGCTTGACGATCCCATCGTTGCACCGGCGATCGCTGGTCCACCCGCGCCTCAAACTCCGCCGTCTCCGCCGCCACCACTGACGCCGCCCGACCCGATCGCGCAGATGGCCGAACGCTACCTCGTGCTGGCGCGCGACGCCGCTTACACCACCGTTGAGCAGATCGCTGAGCAATTGGGGAAGGAGTTCGACTGCGGGCGTTCGACCGTGTTCAAGCGGCTGGGGCGAGCCCGAAAGGCCGGCCTGCTGCCCCGGAAGGAGCGCAAGCCCAAGGAATGGACCAACCAAATGCAGCAGATCGACCCCACGCGCGGGTCCGGTCGCCAATCCGCCTAGTCCAGAATCCAGTCCGAAGATTGGACTGGTGCGAACGGGCCGATGCCGAACCCGCGTCGAGACCATGACTTGCACATCCACATGGTCCAGCGCGGGCTGGACAAACGACAAGGGGTATCGGAACGTCATCGCGACGCCGGTGCGCAAGCCCAACGCAAATTGGGCTCGGCTCCTCCTCAGGAGGTCCCCCATGTCCGTCCCCACCCGTTACGTCGCCCTGTCCGCCCCCGACCAGTGGCTGATCCGCCAGCTCCAGCAACTGGGCTTCGGCCGCATCAGCTTCACCGTCCGCGCCGGTAGCGCTCATCCCATGAGCGGTTACCGCGTCGTCCGCACCGTCAAGCTCCGCGCTGGCGGTGAAGATGTCCGCCCCATGCCGCAGGTGCTCCGCGCCGACTTCATCCTCCGCAACGAGCAGCTGGTCCTGCTGGAGAACCTGCGCGTGATCCCCGACGGCACCCGCGTGACCGTGAAGGTCGCCGTCGGCCTGCCGACCAACGCGTTCGAGGTCGAGCAGGAACACCAAGCGGCGTAGGCCGACCGGTCCTTCTTACCAACTAGTCACAGACACGTAGCCGGCCGCGCTCGCGGAGGCCGTTGTGGTGATCGCCGACTTATGGCGCGCACTCGACTGCCTTCGTTGGCCGGTTCACGTGCATTCCTTGTCGTCGTTCATCGCAACGTGCCTCCCCGCAGCCGGGGGAGGTTCGCTTGAGACCACGTTCCGTTGATGACCCGAGATACACGACCGCCGACGCGGCGGTCATTAAACAGATGTCGTGCCGGTTCGCCCACCGGTTCCGCCGTGACGACCTTGAGGACTTCCAGCAGGAAGTCGCGATGCGCGTCTGCCAGTGCACGCACCGATTCAACCCCATACGCGGCAAACGTGCGGCGTTCGTCAGCGTGATCGCCAAGCACCGCATCCTGCAGTTGATCGAGCGACAGGAGGCCCGCAAACGCGGCTACCGGCGGACCGTGCAGCCGGCGCCGTGGGACCAGGACTGGCTGACCGACCGTCGCACCACGCCGCAGCGGGTGGACCTGGCGATCGACGTGCGGGACGCGATGGCCCGGATGCCGGCCGAGGTGCGCCACGTTGCCGACCTTCGGATGGAGCGCCACACCGTCCGTGCGATCGGCGAGCAACTCGGACTGCCGCGCGACCAAGTGCGCGGGCGACTGCGGCACGTCGCCATCACCGTAAAAGAACTCAATCCGCACTTCGAAAAATCTCAGAACTCCACCCCTTCCTTCGGCCAACCCGGTAGTTCACCCGTAGGGGAGACCGCAACAAAAGGAGCCGCAGCATGACCACGACCAACATCAACTTCATCATCACCGACCCGCTCGTCCCGATGGACGAGGTGGAAACCACGCTTCGTCTGGCCCGCCTGGCGGTGGAAAGCCTGCACGACGAGGACCGCGTGGCGATCGAGACGGTCAGCACGGTCGACCATGCGTCACGCTCGTGCCTGATCGACACGACGGTCGACACGGGCCGGGCGCTCGCCACCGTCTTCGCCGGCTACGTCCGGCGCGAGTTCGGCAACGCCGCCGTGCGGGTCCAGCGCGTGACGCTCCACGTGGAAGGGGGGGAACGATGAGCCCGATCGACATGACCAACGCTTCGACGCGAGCCCAGGTCGCCGCGTTCGCCGAGGCGATGTACGAGCGCGACGACGTCCTCGAGGTCCGCCGCCTGCCCACGCGCAAGGGCACGTTGGCCTCCCGATGGACGACGGCCGCCAAGCTGCCCGCCGCCGTCCCGTCCCTGCTGGCCGACAACGCGTCGGGCCTGAACGTCTACGTCGGCGTCAACCCGCGCACTGGCCACGGCCAGCGCAACGCCGCCGGCGTGACCCTCAGCCGTTCATTCGTCCTCGACATCGATCACACCCGCGACCTCGCCGCGGTCCGCGCGATGCTGGCCCAGGTCCTGATCGAGCACGACGGGGAGCGGATGCCCCTGCCGCCCCCGAGCGCGATCGTCGACAGCGGCCACGGCTTCTGGTTCTGGTGGCGCCTGGCCGAGGAGATGCGCGAGCTCTACGTGCGCACGCTCGCGTTGGACATGCTGGTGACGATGACGGGGACCGACCCCAGCGTCAGCGACTCGGCCCGGATCGCCCGGTTGCCCGGCTTCACCAACTGGAAGGAGCCCGTCGCCCGATCGGTGTTAATCGAGGTGACGCCCGGCCTGATGTACTCCAACGGCTCGGCCTTCGACCTGCTGATGGCCGAGGCCGTCGCCCAGGCCCGGCTTAACGAGATTGCGGACGCCCAACGACACGCTGAAGCAGCCGAAGCGGCGAAGGCGAAGATGGCCGCAAAGCGTGCCGCGGGGCTCAGCGACGAGACCGCCAGAGTCATCGACCGCTTTAACGAGGTCCACGACGTGCGGGACGTGCTGGAGGCCCATGGCTACCTGTTCGCCCCCGGCGGCAAGGGTCGCGGTAACGCGACGTTCATCCGGCCCGGATCGAGCAACAAGACCAACGGCCACGTCGTCACCTGCGGCGACGGGCGCCGGCGTTCCATTCACTTCAGCACCGCCGACCCCCTCAACGACGGCAAGTTCGGCAAGGGCATCAAGTGCGGCTGCTGTGACGCGTTCGACGTCTTCCAGAAGCTGGCGCACCCGAGCGACCACAGCGGCGCCGTGCGGGCGGCGGCCGTGCTGCTGGGCATCGCCCACAAGGGGGTGCCCGACGCCGACGTGATCGACCGCATGGCCGACAGCCCCGACGCCGAGGTGCTTCGGGTCGCCCTCTGCGAAACCCCGGACCAGGACGCGTGCCTGGCCCTGCTCCGGGGCACGATCGCCCGCCACACCGGCTACGGGCCGCAGATCGACCGCATCGCCGCCCAGCTGCTGACCGTCGCCTCGGCCCGCAACCTGACCGGAGGCAAACGATGAGCGCCGCCAGCACCAATGGCCAATACGCCAGAGACGGTCACCCCGGCCAAGACTGGGGTGAGGACGACGACGATGCCGACCGCTCGGCCTGGATGCGGGATGCCGCCGAGGACCTGCGAGCGCGGGCCGGACCGACCGATCGGTCGCCACCGCCGCCGCCCCTGAAGTTCAGCGGGATCGGGATTGGACAGTTGATGGACGCCTGTCCGGACCTGCGCGCGATGGTCATCGACGGACTGCTGCGTCGCGGCGAGACGATGAACGTCATCAGCGCCCCGAAGATCGGCAAGAGCTGGCTGACGCTGCACATCGCGCTGTGCATCGTCACCGGCACCCCGATCTTCGGACTCTACCGGGTGGCGAGGGGCCGCGTGCTGCTGCTGGACAACGAGCTGCACCGCGAGACGCTGGCCAAACGCGTCAAGATCGTCGCCGACGCGATGTGCCTGCCGCGCGACCGCTACGAGCACGACCTGATCGTCCAGCCGATGCGCGGGCAGCTGCGGGACTGGCAGCAGCTGCGGGGGTACTTCGCCAGCGTGCCGCCGGGCCACTTCGCGCTGATCATCTGCGACGCGTTCTACCGGTTCATGCCGGCCGACAGCGACGAGAACGACAACGGGACGATGGCGAGCGTCTACAACCTGATCGACGCCTTCGCCGAGCAGACCGGGGCGTCGTTCGTGCTCGTGCACCATTCCAGCAAGGGGGTGCAGTCGGACAAGTCGGTGACGGACGTCGGGGCCGGGGCGGGGGCCCAGTCGCGGGCGACCGACACGCACCTGATATTGCGGCACCACGAGAACGACGGCGTCGTCGTGCTGGACGCGGCGGTGCGGTCGTGGAAGCCGATCGAGGCGGTCTGCCTGCGGTGGGACTTCCCGCTGTGGCGGACGGCGCCGGGCGAGGACCCGACGCTGCTGCGGCGGTCGCGGCCGCGCAAGGAGGCCAAGGCGCCGCCCGACGTGACGCCGGACAAGCCCAAGGAGGAACCGTGGACCGTCGAACGATTCGTCAAAGACTTCGTGACCGACGCGCCGCAGGAACAGAAGGTGGTCGCCGCCAAGGCGCGTGCCAAGGGACTGAAGCACCGGCAGGTCGACGACCTGATCGCCCTGTCGATCGCCGAGGGCAAAGCGTGGCGATGGTCGTTCGCAGGGACCAAGACCGTGTACCTGGCCAACCGCGAGCAGCCGGTGACGGAGACCGCAGGAGGCCCGGATGTGGCAGCATGAAGGTCATATACACACACACACGAATCCCCCCCACACCCCCCAGTGTGCGGGCAAGCCGCACCTGGGGGGCTGGCCATGTGCGCGTGTGCGCAACGGAAGCCACACTGCATCCCGGCCGAAGGCGAAGCGGGCGCGGCCGGACCGTCATGGCGACCATGTACCCACTCTCCATCCGGGCCGACAATCCGCCGAACAAATAGCTGTTTTTACTATGCTCGCAAGACGCAGGGACGTACGATACGCAGGAGACGCACACCATGGACATCACCCTCCGCCCGACCGAGTCGATCACGCCCTACGAGCACAACCCGCGCGTCAACGACGGCGCCGTGGACGCGGTCGCTGCGTCGTTGAAGGCGTTCGGGTTTAGGCAGCCGATTGTCGTCGACGCCGAGGACGTGATCGTCGTCGGCCACACGCGCTGGAAGGCGGCGCGGAAGCTGGGCCTTGCGATGGTGCCCGTCCACGTCGCCGCTGACCTGACGCCCGCCCAAGCGCGGGCATACCGCATCGCCGACAACGCCACGAACGAGCTGGCGGAATGGGACAAGCTGCTGCTCCCAGCCGAACTGCAGGGCTTGCAGGCAATGGACGTGGATCTCGGCCTCCTCGGCTTCGACCCCGCGGAGTTGGACCGGCTGCTGGTGGGGGAGGGTAAAGACGGCCTGACCGACCCCGACGACGTCCCACCCGTCCCGGCCGAACCGGTGACCCAGCCCGGCGACCTGTGGACGCTGGGCGACCACCGCGTGCTGTGCGGGGACAGCACGGTGGTCAAGGACGTGGAACGGCTGCTCGACGGCGCCGTGCCGTTCCTGATGGTGACCGACCCACCCTACGGCGTCAGCTACAACCCCGAGTGGCGTCATCAGGCGGGGCTCAACGAATCGTCGAGGACCGGGAAAGTACAGAACGACGACCGCGTCGACTGGACGGACGCCTACCGGCTCTTCCCCGGCCACGTCGCCTACGTCTGGCACGCGGGGGTGCATGCGTCAGAGGTGAGTGCAAATCTACAGGCGGCGGGCTTCGGCGTGCGGGCGCAGATCATCTGGCGGAAGCCGCGGTTCGTGATCGGGCGCGGTGCGTACCACTGGGGGCACGAGCCGTGCTGGTACGCGGTACGGGAGGGCGGGTCAGCGAAGTGGTGCGGGGACCGTAGTCAGTCGACCGTCTGGGACATCGCCCAACGGGACGATACGGGCGATACCGTCCACGGGACGCAGAAGCCGGTGGAATGCATGGCGCGGCCGGTGAGGAACCATGGTGGGAAGGAAGACGCGGTGTACGACCCGTTCCTCGGCAGCGGGACCACGGTGATGGCGGCCGAGCAGTTGGGGCGGCGGTGCTGCGGGATGGAGATCAGCCCGGGGTACGTGGACGTGATCGTGCAGCGCTGGGAGGCGTTCACCGGCAAGCGGGCGAGCCGAGTAGACGGCAAGGGGAAGAAGCAACCGCCCATGACCGACAACACCCCAGCCGAGGCCGGGGTGGTCGAGGGGGTGGGGCGATGACTACGTTACCGCTCAACCTCCTCCTCGGTCATGTCCCGCAGCTGCTGCTCGAGCCGGTCCAGCTGTCGCGGCAGGTCGAGCGGGTACGTCTTGGCCCACGCGGCCAACTGCTGACGCGCGGCATCGGGTTGAGCTGCGCCGAGGAGGAAGGCATCGTGCCCATCGCCATCGTCATCGATCAGGCACATCAGGTCGTCGACAAAGTCGATCGTGTAGCGCATCGGTCAGGTTCCTTTCGAAGGGGGTGTGAGTTGCTGGTGCCCCTGCTCGGCCAGCGCGGTGAACTCGATCATCGCGTCGAGGTAGGGGTCGCTGCCGCCGGCCGGATAGCAGCGCCGGTGCCGCACGTCGACGATGCCCCGGTCCTTGCAGAACTCCAGCGCGACGTTCACGCGGGTGTGGGCCAGCCGCTCGGCCCGGGCGATGCGCTCCATCGTCGTACCCTCACCGGTCGCCGGCGTCTCGGCCAGGGCGTGGGCGACGGCCTCGAAGCTGGCCCGGTCGCAGCGGTGGACGTAGGTGCGCCCGCCGCTGGCGACCGTGCGGACCAGGTGGTCGTCGACGAGGGCGTAGCGGACGAGGCGCTGGCGAGTGTGGCTGGTCATCGCTCAGTTCCCCCCGTTGAGGGCGAAGTGGCCGCGGTCGGTCTTCTTGAAGCGGCTGCTGTCGCCCTTGACGGTGATCTCCCGCAGGATCGCGCTGTACAAGGTCGCGGCGGGCGTGGGG
This genomic window from Tepidisphaeraceae bacterium contains:
- a CDS encoding DNA-primase RepB domain-containing protein, whose protein sequence is MSPIDMTNASTRAQVAAFAEAMYERDDVLEVRRLPTRKGTLASRWTTAAKLPAAVPSLLADNASGLNVYVGVNPRTGHGQRNAAGVTLSRSFVLDIDHTRDLAAVRAMLAQVLIEHDGERMPLPPPSAIVDSGHGFWFWWRLAEEMRELYVRTLALDMLVTMTGTDPSVSDSARIARLPGFTNWKEPVARSVLIEVTPGLMYSNGSAFDLLMAEAVAQARLNEIADAQRHAEAAEAAKAKMAAKRAAGLSDETARVIDRFNEVHDVRDVLEAHGYLFAPGGKGRGNATFIRPGSSNKTNGHVVTCGDGRRRSIHFSTADPLNDGKFGKGIKCGCCDAFDVFQKLAHPSDHSGAVRAAAVLLGIAHKGVPDADVIDRMADSPDAEVLRVALCETPDQDACLALLRGTIARHTGYGPQIDRIAAQLLTVASARNLTGGKR
- a CDS encoding DNA methyltransferase produces the protein MDITLRPTESITPYEHNPRVNDGAVDAVAASLKAFGFRQPIVVDAEDVIVVGHTRWKAARKLGLAMVPVHVAADLTPAQARAYRIADNATNELAEWDKLLLPAELQGLQAMDVDLGLLGFDPAELDRLLVGEGKDGLTDPDDVPPVPAEPVTQPGDLWTLGDHRVLCGDSTVVKDVERLLDGAVPFLMVTDPPYGVSYNPEWRHQAGLNESSRTGKVQNDDRVDWTDAYRLFPGHVAYVWHAGVHASEVSANLQAAGFGVRAQIIWRKPRFVIGRGAYHWGHEPCWYAVREGGSAKWCGDRSQSTVWDIAQRDDTGDTVHGTQKPVECMARPVRNHGGKEDAVYDPFLGSGTTVMAAEQLGRRCCGMEISPGYVDVIVQRWEAFTGKRASRVDGKGKKQPPMTDNTPAEAGVVEGVGR
- a CDS encoding sigma-70 family RNA polymerase sigma factor, with product MRPRSVDDPRYTTADAAVIKQMSCRFAHRFRRDDLEDFQQEVAMRVCQCTHRFNPIRGKRAAFVSVIAKHRILQLIERQEARKRGYRRTVQPAPWDQDWLTDRRTTPQRVDLAIDVRDAMARMPAEVRHVADLRMERHTVRAIGEQLGLPRDQVRGRLRHVAITVKELNPHFEKSQNSTPSFGQPGSSPVGETATKGAAA
- a CDS encoding AAA family ATPase, whose translation is MSAASTNGQYARDGHPGQDWGEDDDDADRSAWMRDAAEDLRARAGPTDRSPPPPPLKFSGIGIGQLMDACPDLRAMVIDGLLRRGETMNVISAPKIGKSWLTLHIALCIVTGTPIFGLYRVARGRVLLLDNELHRETLAKRVKIVADAMCLPRDRYEHDLIVQPMRGQLRDWQQLRGYFASVPPGHFALIICDAFYRFMPADSDENDNGTMASVYNLIDAFAEQTGASFVLVHHSSKGVQSDKSVTDVGAGAGAQSRATDTHLILRHHENDGVVVLDAAVRSWKPIEAVCLRWDFPLWRTAPGEDPTLLRRSRPRKEAKAPPDVTPDKPKEEPWTVERFVKDFVTDAPQEQKVVAAKARAKGLKHRQVDDLIALSIAEGKAWRWSFAGTKTVYLANREQPVTETAGGPDVAA
- a CDS encoding DUF2924 domain-containing protein, translated to MSTNVKAELAALQHLSPKQLRQKYADVFGEPSRSGNKDFLIKRISWRVQSLAEGGLSERAKARAAEIARDADLRTTVPRTPAVAQTVTLPAPLMNRRLPMPGAVLTRQYQGRLIQVTVLPKGFEWDGTVYRSLSAVAKAVTGSHWNGYGFFNLLQQGDSK
- a CDS encoding recombinase family protein, encoding MKQLPPQKLIRCAIYTRKSTEEGLQQAFNTLDAQRESAEAYIASQRAEGWVCLPDRYDDGGFTGGNLERPAVQRLMKDIEAGLVDCVIVYKVDRLSRSLLDFAKLMEVFDRHKVAFVSVTQHFNTTHSMGRLTLNVLLSFAQFEREIISERTRDKIAAARRKGKFAGGRPVLGYDVLRSPQGPKLVVNETEAEQVRRIFSTYLENRALIPAVTAITALGWTTKAWVGRDGTPRGGQPFNKSTLHQLLTNPVYVGKVRYKDEVHPGEHAAIVDEETYQKVQAVLSRNGKTGGAAVRNRYGAILKGLLRCSPCDCSMGHTYTAKGTKRYRYYICLNAHKRGWDTCPSKSVPAAEIERFVVEQIRSIGSDPAVVAETVKAARAQVEGRLAELKAEDKRLEKAAKQDHATVRRLIGLPQRTGELAAAQERLREVEQRTSAVRSEFETLSKTLVEDHEVASALAQFGPTWSALAPREQARLVQLLIERVDYDAAKGSISLTFRPGGIKQLATPLQEVA